In Arachis hypogaea cultivar Tifrunner chromosome 17, arahy.Tifrunner.gnm2.J5K5, whole genome shotgun sequence, a single window of DNA contains:
- the LOC112763588 gene encoding uncharacterized protein — protein sequence MNLEGVGDEVRCRAFPVTLAGPEIRWFNSLPQGSVARFSDISHDFLAQFTTRIAKAKHPINLLGVTQRSGELTRKYLDRFNDECLEINGLTDSVASLCQTNGLPNEDFRKHLTTMPIAEKGILSKPRPLKDRTGGNKSLYCDYHKGYGHKTQDCFDLKNALEQAIWDGKLAEFSHLIREPRRRDCDREGEDKTRAAKRCHEPEDNEHGLTIVNVVTARDAPPRSRSVHKKDAKVLAVSSSSVRSSKRLPPISFGPEDQWFDEATENPPMVITARVRTGLIKRILVDIGTDSNIMFRNVFDTLDLRDADLKTHQHGVVGLGDHFIKLDGIISYQYL from the exons atgaacctggaggGAGTGGGAGACGAAGTAAGGTGCCGCGCTTTCCCGGTCACTCTTGCGGGACCTGAAATACGGTGGTTTAACAGCCTCCCGCAGGGCTCGGTGGCCAGGTTTTCGGATATTAGCCACGACTTCCTAGCCCAATTTACTACCAGAATCGCAAAGGCAAAGCACCCAATCAATCTGCTCGGGGTGACGCAGAGGTCCGGCGAATTGACCAGAAAATATCTAGACCGGTTCAACGACGAGTGCTTGGAGATCAATGGGCTGACTGATTCGGTTGCTAGCTTGTGCCAGACGAATGGACTTCCAAACGAGGACTTCAGAAAGCACCTCACCACGATGCCG ATAGCAGAGAAGGGAATTTTGTCGAAGCCCCGACCTCTGAAGGACCGGACCGGGGGAAACAAGAGCCTCTATTGTGATTATCATAAAGGCTATGGACACAAGACACAAGATTGCTTCGACCTGAAGAACGCGCTGGAACAAGCAATCTGGGACGGAAAACTGGCAGAATTCTCCCATCTCATCAGGGAGCCAAGGAGGCGAGATTGCGACCGCGAGGGAGAGGACAAGACCCGCGCGGCGAAGCGATGTCACGAGCCGGAGGACAACGAACACGGCCTTACCATAGTGAACGTGGTAACGGCAAGAGACGCACCTCCAAGGTCAAGGTCGGTACACAAGAAAGACGCCAAGGTCCTGGCGGTTTCCTCATCCTCTGTGCGAAGCTCCAAGAGGCTCCCACCCATCTCATTCGGTCCAGAGGACCAATGGTTCGATGAGGCCACGGAAAAccctcccatggtcatcacggccagagtGAGAACCGGCCTCATCAAGCGGATCCTCGTGGACATCGGGACTGACTCGAATATCATGTTTcgcaacgtgttcgacacctTGGACCTACGGGATGCCGATTTAAAGACgcaccagcacggtgtggtaggtttgggcgaccacttcatcaagctaGATGGGATAATCTCCTACCAATATCTGTAG